The DNA window CTAGCTTTGTACTCTAGTTGCCTTTTGAACTCATAAAAACCACAATCAGCAATGGCACTAGCTAAGCGATGATTCTTGAGCATCCCGGAGATATTCAAATCTTCGATGACTATTTCGCTGTGGTTCTTAGCTAACCTTGAAGTCAACTTATGCAGTGCGTCTTGTCTGATATTAGCTATTCTTCTATGTAGTCTAGCTACTTTCAGATTAGCTAGGGTTCGATTACGAGAGCCTTGAAGCTTCCGACAGACTGAGCGTTGTAGATGAGCCAATTTTCTTTGGTTTTGACGGTAAGCTTTGGCATTTGGGAAAACGCTACCATCGGAACAAGTGGCAAGAGAGTTGATGCCAATATCAACTCCGATCCGCTGTCTTGTTTTTGGAGATGGTTTGGCTTCTAGCTCGTATCTAAAACTAACATACCAATCCGAAGCTCTTTTGCTAACGGTAACGTTTTTGGGCCGAACGGCTGGTAGTATTTCGTGGCATCTCACCCATCCAAAAATAGGTAATTTAATTCGATTGCCACTCACAGTGATACTACCTTCTAAGTAAAAGCTGTCTTTGATATTCTTCTTTTTGAATTTTGGTTTACCTCGACCGGGTACTTTAAAGAAATGCCCAAAAGCTTTGGCTAAATGCCTTAAGGCTTGTTGAGGAGCGCACTTGGATACTTGGTAGTACCAAGGATTTGCTGATTTTACTTCGGCTACCAATCGCTTATGAAGATCGATAGCGGTTGGTAGCTTTTTGTTTGCCGACAAAGCTTTCAAACAAATATCTAATCCCCAATTCCAAGCGTGTCTAGC is part of the Aerosakkonema funiforme FACHB-1375 genome and encodes:
- a CDS encoding RNA-guided endonuclease InsQ/TnpB family protein; translated protein: MLKSFQTKLNLNNQQRTLAAKHAGVARHAWNWGLDICLKALSANKKLPTAIDLHKRLVAEVKSANPWYYQVSKCAPQQALRHLAKAFGHFFKVPGRGKPKFKKKNIKDSFYLEGSITVSGNRIKLPIFGWVRCHEILPAVRPKNVTVSKRASDWYVSFRYELEAKPSPKTRQRIGVDIGINSLATCSDGSVFPNAKAYRQNQRKLAHLQRSVCRKLQGSRNRTLANLKVARLHRRIANIRQDALHKLTSRLAKNHSEIVIEDLNISGMLKNHRLASAIADCGFYEFKRQLEYKA